A genomic segment from Acidimicrobiales bacterium encodes:
- a CDS encoding 4-(cytidine 5'-diphospho)-2-C-methyl-D-erythritol kinase — MPEPVVTLAAEAKLTLSLRVVGVRDDGYHLIDAEMVSLDLADTLTFAPGDGLEVVAAATGLEVPAGDDNLVRRALTLVGRTARVRLEKRIPAGGGLGGGSADAAAVLRWAGVDDPDLAALLGADVPFCLRGGRARVTGIGERLDPLPARPAPYTLVVPPFGCATPAVYRAWDEMGGPTAEGPNDLEPAALRVEPRLAAWRDRLGEATGATPVLAGSGSTWFVPGAFPGPDRLVVTATAGVDQPVLPSHPDPS, encoded by the coding sequence GTGCCCGAGCCTGTCGTGACCCTCGCCGCCGAGGCCAAGCTGACGCTCTCGCTGCGAGTGGTGGGGGTGCGAGACGACGGCTACCACCTGATCGACGCCGAGATGGTGAGCCTGGACCTGGCCGACACCCTCACCTTCGCCCCCGGGGACGGCCTGGAGGTGGTGGCCGCGGCCACCGGCCTGGAGGTGCCCGCCGGTGACGACAACCTGGTGCGCCGGGCCCTGACCCTGGTGGGCCGCACGGCCCGGGTCCGCCTGGAGAAGCGCATCCCGGCCGGCGGGGGCCTGGGGGGTGGCTCGGCCGACGCCGCCGCCGTGCTGCGCTGGGCCGGGGTCGACGACCCCGACCTGGCCGCCCTCCTGGGGGCCGACGTGCCGTTCTGCCTCCGGGGCGGGCGGGCCCGGGTCACCGGCATCGGGGAGCGGCTCGACCCCCTGCCGGCCCGCCCCGCCCCCTACACGCTGGTGGTGCCGCCCTTCGGGTGCGCCACCCCGGCCGTCTACCGGGCCTGGGACGAGATGGGCGGTCCCACCGCCGAGGGCCCCAACGACCTGGAGCCCGCCGCCCTACGGGTCGAGCCCCGGCTGGCCGCCTGGCGGGACCGGCTGGGCGAGGCCACCGGCGCCACCCCGGTGCTGGCCGGCAGCGGCAGCACCTGGTTCGTGCCCGGCGCCTTCCCCGGCCCCGACCGCCTGGTGGTGACGGCCACTGCGGGGGTCGATCAGCCGGTGCTCCCGTCCCATCCCGACCCCTCCTGA
- a CDS encoding enoyl-CoA hydratase-related protein encodes MADQPLDQQVQHRAEGGVAWITLNRPEVGNAVTPGQRDRVIELLGAASADLATRAVVLTATGTAFCTGADLRAPRVPATRPEGAPERAVGDVARTLRDGAQRLIAAVLDCEVPVIAAVNGTAAGLGAHLAFACDLVLAAEGARFIEVFVRRGIVPDGGGAYLLPRLIGPQRTKELMFFGDALAATDAERLGLVNRVVPADELAATAAEWAARLAAGPTRAVALTKWLVNRSLESDRAGAFADEALAQELALHTADAQEGIAAFVERRDPTYRGW; translated from the coding sequence ATGGCTGACCAGCCCCTCGACCAGCAGGTGCAGCACCGGGCCGAGGGCGGCGTGGCCTGGATCACGCTCAACCGGCCCGAGGTCGGCAACGCCGTCACCCCCGGCCAGCGCGACCGGGTGATCGAGCTCCTGGGGGCGGCCTCGGCCGACCTGGCCACCCGGGCCGTGGTCCTCACCGCCACCGGCACCGCCTTCTGCACCGGGGCCGACCTGCGGGCCCCCCGGGTACCGGCCACCCGGCCCGAGGGGGCGCCGGAGCGGGCCGTGGGCGACGTGGCCCGCACCCTGCGGGACGGGGCCCAGCGGTTGATCGCCGCCGTGCTCGACTGCGAGGTGCCGGTGATCGCCGCCGTCAACGGCACCGCCGCCGGCCTCGGCGCCCACCTGGCCTTCGCTTGCGACCTGGTGCTGGCGGCCGAGGGGGCCCGCTTCATCGAGGTCTTCGTGCGCCGGGGCATCGTCCCCGACGGCGGCGGGGCCTACCTGCTCCCTCGCCTCATCGGCCCCCAGCGCACCAAGGAGCTGATGTTCTTCGGCGACGCCCTGGCCGCCACCGACGCCGAGCGGCTGGGCCTGGTCAACCGGGTGGTGCCGGCCGACGAGCTGGCCGCCACGGCCGCCGAGTGGGCCGCCCGCCTGGCCGCCGGCCCCACCCGGGCCGTGGCCCTGACCAAGTGGCTGGTGAACCGCTCTCTGGAGAGCGACCGGGCCGGCGCCTTCGCGGACGAGGCCCTGGCCCAGGAGCTGGCCCTCCACACCGCCGACGCCCAGGAGGGCATCGCCGCCTTCGTCGAGCGCCGCGACCCCACGTACCGGGGCTGGTAG
- a CDS encoding serine/threonine-protein kinase, with the protein MAHQGPGTSYRVVRRLGRGGMGVVDLAVGPAGAEVALKRLSLHGTPDEITRARARLRREAEVLGSLRHPGIVRLLDLLDDGDDVVLVMPYLAGGSLHDRVAAAGPLAPDEVRALADRLLDALAAAHRQGVVHRDIKPENVLFTAAGDPQLVDFGVARATDQTPGLTATSMVVGTPAFMAPEQARGEPASAAADVFSLGATLLFALTGEGPFGPAAGDPRVLMHRAAQGRVGRPPRDLDPDLRALLTAALDRAPARRPSAARLRGGVGGTSPRTGLADAVRRNRVVAAAGVGAVAVLLAVGGVVAVVGGDDDGAAAERPGPASRAAPASTAPTTPPCTPQRYRPCGPAGLGAPAPGTDGDTCLPGFDDYDGDTGNGCEAGADDRPDGAVLADGAGALEATIVPRDDVDTFAVPVEDAFDLDCSGRLTLTLDGPEGMVLELRVARGAEVLATRVSEGGRPAVARLGERCGRDDTGELTVRVRPIGSDRVAGPYTLDRDGSF; encoded by the coding sequence GTGGCGCACCAAGGTCCCGGGACGAGCTACCGGGTGGTGCGCCGGCTGGGCCGGGGGGGCATGGGCGTGGTCGACCTGGCCGTGGGGCCCGCCGGGGCCGAGGTCGCCCTCAAGCGCCTCTCGCTGCACGGCACGCCCGACGAGATCACCCGGGCCCGGGCCCGCCTCCGCCGGGAGGCCGAGGTCCTGGGCTCGCTCCGGCACCCGGGCATCGTCCGGTTGCTCGACCTGCTCGACGACGGCGACGACGTGGTGCTGGTCATGCCCTACCTGGCCGGGGGCAGCCTGCACGACCGGGTGGCGGCCGCCGGGCCGCTGGCCCCGGACGAGGTGCGGGCCCTGGCCGACCGGCTGCTCGACGCCCTGGCCGCCGCCCACCGCCAGGGCGTCGTCCACCGCGACATCAAGCCCGAGAACGTGCTGTTCACGGCAGCCGGTGACCCCCAGCTGGTCGACTTCGGGGTGGCCCGGGCCACCGACCAGACCCCCGGCCTGACCGCCACCTCGATGGTGGTGGGCACGCCGGCGTTCATGGCCCCCGAGCAGGCCCGGGGGGAGCCGGCCAGCGCCGCCGCCGACGTGTTCTCCCTGGGGGCCACCCTGCTGTTCGCCCTCACCGGCGAGGGGCCGTTCGGTCCGGCGGCCGGCGACCCCCGGGTGCTGATGCACCGGGCCGCCCAGGGCCGCGTCGGGCGCCCGCCCCGCGACCTCGACCCCGACCTGCGGGCCCTGCTGACCGCCGCCCTCGACCGGGCCCCGGCGCGCCGCCCCTCGGCGGCCCGGCTCCGGGGCGGGGTGGGCGGCACCAGCCCGCGGACCGGCCTGGCCGACGCCGTGCGCCGCAACCGGGTGGTGGCCGCCGCCGGGGTGGGGGCGGTGGCGGTGCTCCTGGCCGTCGGGGGGGTGGTCGCCGTGGTGGGCGGCGACGACGACGGCGCCGCCGCGGAGCGCCCCGGGCCGGCCAGCCGGGCGGCGCCGGCCTCCACGGCCCCGACCACCCCGCCGTGCACGCCGCAGCGCTACCGGCCCTGCGGCCCCGCCGGCCTGGGGGCGCCGGCCCCGGGCACCGACGGCGACACGTGCCTCCCCGGCTTCGACGACTACGACGGCGACACCGGCAACGGCTGTGAGGCCGGGGCTGACGACCGGCCCGACGGCGCCGTCCTGGCCGACGGGGCCGGGGCCCTGGAGGCCACCATCGTCCCCCGCGATGACGTCGACACCTTCGCCGTGCCAGTGGAGGACGCTTTCGACCTCGACTGCTCGGGCCGCCTGACCCTCACCCTGGACGGGCCCGAGGGCATGGTCCTGGAACTGCGGGTGGCCCGGGGCGCCGAGGTGCTGGCCACCCGGGTCAGCGAGGGCGGCCGCCCGGCGGTGGCCCGGCTGGGCGAGCGCTGCGGCCGGGACGACACCGGCGAGCTGACCGTGCGGGTGCGGCCCATCGGCTCCGACCGGGTGGCCGGTCCCTACACCCTCGACCGTGACGGGTCGTTCTGA
- a CDS encoding DUF4333 domain-containing protein: MTGRDSGARRRRTRVAGAWAAVAALLGACGQPATLDDDRTEASIRSRLADTYGVSVGSVSCPDDIEVADGARFRCRATVAGGAVEVDVRQTDGDGALAVEPTRAVLVTDRVADDIVEVLADRFDRDDATVTCEGPAVRVERVGASFRCLAADGDEARVVEVRVRDVRGALTYTLVPPAGA; this comes from the coding sequence GTGACGGGTCGAGACAGCGGCGCCAGGCGCCGGCGGACCCGGGTCGCGGGTGCGTGGGCGGCGGTCGCGGCCCTGCTGGGGGCGTGCGGCCAGCCCGCCACGCTGGACGACGACCGCACCGAGGCCAGCATCCGGAGCCGCCTGGCCGACACCTACGGGGTGTCGGTGGGGTCGGTCTCGTGCCCCGACGACATCGAGGTCGCCGACGGCGCCCGCTTCCGCTGCCGGGCCACGGTGGCCGGCGGCGCGGTGGAGGTGGACGTGCGCCAGACCGACGGCGACGGCGCCCTGGCCGTCGAGCCCACCCGGGCCGTGCTGGTGACCGACCGGGTGGCCGACGACATCGTCGAGGTCCTGGCCGATCGCTTCGACCGCGACGACGCCACCGTCACCTGCGAGGGCCCGGCCGTGCGGGTGGAGCGGGTCGGGGCCTCGTTCCGGTGCCTGGCCGCCGACGGCGACGAGGCCCGCGTGGTCGAGGTGCGGGTCCGCGACGTGCGGGGCGCCCTCACCTACACGCTGGTCCCCCCGGCCGGCGCCTGA
- a CDS encoding lysoplasmalogenase: MGELTGGAGVLLAVAAVAAVVNWVGVWRDDQRLVYGAKPATLALLIGAALALHPDDGTVRAWFVAGLVLSLAGDVFLMLPEDTSTPLPPFLLGLGSFLLGHVAYIAGLAGDHRSWTATGAGVVLVLGALAVIAPRVLAGVRERDSALRGPVLAYMAVISVMVVAAFGRTVAAGVVGALLFYASDATLAWNRFFGPRRSWRLAVMVTYHLGQAGLVLSLVG, from the coding sequence GTGGGCGAGCTGACCGGGGGCGCAGGGGTCCTGCTGGCCGTGGCCGCGGTGGCCGCCGTCGTGAACTGGGTGGGGGTGTGGCGCGACGACCAGCGCCTGGTCTACGGGGCCAAGCCCGCCACCCTGGCCCTGCTGATCGGCGCCGCCCTCGCCCTGCACCCCGACGACGGGACGGTCCGGGCCTGGTTCGTGGCCGGGCTGGTCCTGTCCCTGGCCGGCGACGTGTTCCTCATGCTGCCCGAGGACACGAGCACGCCGCTGCCCCCCTTCCTGCTCGGCCTGGGGTCGTTCCTGCTCGGCCACGTGGCCTACATCGCCGGCCTGGCCGGCGACCACCGGTCGTGGACCGCCACCGGGGCCGGGGTCGTGCTGGTGCTGGGCGCCCTGGCCGTCATCGCCCCCCGGGTCCTGGCCGGCGTCCGCGAGCGGGACTCGGCCCTGCGGGGGCCGGTGCTGGCCTACATGGCCGTCATCTCGGTCATGGTGGTGGCCGCCTTCGGCCGGACGGTGGCCGCCGGCGTGGTCGGCGCCCTGCTCTTCTACGCCTCGGACGCCACCCTGGCCTGGAACCGCTTCTTCGGGCCCCGCCGGAGCTGGCGCCTGGCCGTCATGGTCACCTACCACCTGGGCCAGGCCGGCCTGGTGCTCTCGCTGGTGGGCTGA
- a CDS encoding GGDEF domain-containing protein, whose protein sequence is MDPDRGARTRDPAGDPPARALFQRWDRVTRVVPFVVSVGAAVALAALPPGPPNRLPLLAVATAGFALCGTLIVALRWERPVIWSRLAVVVLFCASVGVVREATGGAASGYASLLLLVVVWQGAYGDRREMVATIGLVATTVAVPIVALGAPTYPATEWRKVLLLTLMSTIIGGVIQQLVRDVRRERRLIHSIGALARSTMRGDDPRHLICEATRELAGADLVVMLEPAGDGLRVTGSSGVALPRVVIPPGAVTPHLRAAVATLEAQVVLDTARDPRAATGASESLGMRAWMHQPAARHGAAAVVLSVGWCQPRRRALPASVRVSLPLLATEAAAAIERAEMVEQLAALARQDPLTGLMNRRAWDDHLAREVARAGRTGRPLTVAVLDLDHFKAYNDEHGHLAGDQLLKAVAGRWTGALRTSDVLARWGGEEFAVLMLDTAADEARRVLARVAERTPMGQTFSAGFVTTTEAHDPDLLMAGADAAVYAAKAAGRDRAVQGSVGPATDPVARPAGAGEAVALDPVQAPAGGTSV, encoded by the coding sequence GTGGACCCAGATCGAGGCGCACGGACCCGGGACCCGGCCGGCGACCCCCCCGCCCGGGCGCTGTTCCAGCGGTGGGACCGGGTCACCCGCGTCGTGCCGTTCGTCGTCTCCGTGGGCGCCGCCGTGGCCCTGGCCGCCCTCCCCCCCGGCCCGCCGAACCGGCTGCCCCTCCTGGCCGTGGCCACCGCCGGCTTCGCCCTGTGCGGCACCCTGATCGTCGCCCTCCGCTGGGAGCGGCCGGTGATCTGGTCCCGGCTGGCGGTGGTGGTCCTGTTCTGCGCCAGCGTGGGCGTGGTCCGGGAGGCGACCGGCGGCGCCGCCTCCGGCTACGCCAGCCTCCTCCTGCTGGTCGTGGTGTGGCAGGGCGCCTACGGCGACCGGCGGGAGATGGTGGCCACCATCGGGTTGGTGGCCACCACCGTGGCCGTGCCCATCGTGGCCCTGGGCGCGCCGACCTACCCGGCGACGGAGTGGCGCAAGGTCCTCCTCCTGACCCTCATGTCGACGATCATCGGCGGGGTCATCCAGCAGCTCGTGCGCGACGTGCGCCGGGAACGCCGGCTCATCCACTCCATCGGCGCCCTGGCCCGCTCCACCATGCGGGGCGACGACCCCCGGCACCTGATCTGCGAGGCCACCCGCGAGCTGGCCGGGGCCGACCTGGTCGTCATGCTCGAGCCGGCGGGCGACGGCTTGCGGGTGACCGGGTCGTCCGGGGTGGCCCTCCCCCGGGTGGTGATCCCCCCCGGCGCCGTCACCCCCCACCTGCGGGCCGCGGTGGCCACGCTGGAGGCCCAGGTGGTGCTCGACACCGCCCGGGACCCCCGGGCCGCGACCGGCGCCTCGGAGTCGCTGGGCATGCGGGCGTGGATGCACCAGCCGGCGGCCCGCCACGGCGCCGCCGCCGTGGTGCTGAGCGTGGGCTGGTGCCAGCCCCGCCGCCGGGCCCTGCCGGCGTCGGTCCGGGTGTCGCTCCCCCTCCTGGCCACCGAGGCGGCGGCGGCCATCGAGCGGGCCGAGATGGTCGAGCAACTGGCCGCCCTGGCCCGCCAGGACCCCCTCACCGGCCTGATGAACCGCCGAGCCTGGGACGACCACCTGGCCCGGGAGGTGGCCCGGGCCGGCCGGACGGGGCGCCCCCTCACGGTGGCGGTCCTCGACCTCGACCACTTCAAGGCGTACAACGACGAACACGGCCACCTGGCCGGTGACCAGCTGCTCAAGGCGGTGGCCGGCAGGTGGACCGGGGCGCTCAGGACGTCGGACGTGCTGGCCCGGTGGGGCGGCGAGGAGTTCGCGGTGCTCATGCTCGACACCGCGGCCGACGAGGCCCGGCGGGTGCTGGCCCGGGTGGCCGAGCGCACGCCGATGGGCCAGACGTTCTCGGCCGGCTTCGTCACCACCACCGAGGCGCACGACCCCGACCTGCTGATGGCCGGTGCCGACGCCGCCGTCTACGCGGCCAAGGCCGCGGGCCGTGACCGTGCCGTCCAGGGGTCGGTGGGGCCGGCGACCGACCCGGTGGCCCGGCCCGCCGGGGCCGGTGAGGCCGTCGCCCTGGACCCGGTTCAGGCGCCGGCCGGGGGGACCAGCGTGTAG
- a CDS encoding M1 family aminopeptidase — MVADPHRLPRTVLPRRYDLHLVPDLEAATFTGTVAVEVEVAEATATVVLNAIELTVDEAWIEAGGRRLEAAVALDSEAERATLTLPEPVPAGPATVHLAFAGVLNDKLRGFYRSTFTDTTGATRTIATTQFEATDARRAFPCWDEPDMKATFAVTLDVPDDLVAVSNSAEVGSEPVGDGRRRVRFAETMVMSTYLVAFVVGPLEATEPVDVDGVPLRVVHPVGQGALTAFALESGAFALRHFADYFGRPYPADKLDLVAVPDFAFGAMENLGCVTFREALLLVDPDRATQPELQRVADVIHHEIAHMWFGDLVTMGWWNGIWLNEAFATFMEMRCTDAFRPEWDRWTDFGIARTAAFDTDALSSTRPIEYEVVSPAEAEGMFDVLTYEKGAAVVRMLEQYLGQDRFRDGIRLYMERHAHGNTETTDLWDAIEDATGEPVRRIMDSWIFQGGHPEVGVEQRGGDGDATLHLTQRRARYLTGDGDDGEGADEPRWAVPVLVRWASEQTGGGDGAAASSTGLERVLLDGPEAEVPLGARAAWVVANSGGSGFFRVRYGPEDLRALTSGAAELTALERYGLVDDAWASLLAGTTDVAAVLDLVRAYASETDLSVWQRVLGVLGSLDRLVDDGARPDLQAWVRALVAPALLRLGAEPAPDESARTGSLRGALLASLGTTGADPDARRRAEEVLAATDGPGPVPADLVDAAVKVLAAHGDAATAADLRRRMDAADTPQERLRYLGALADLPGDAEMEAILASTLTDAVRAQDGPFVIRRALTNRAQAARAWRVVADRWDEVNARFRSNSIARLLEGIRTITDPALAAEVEAFLDDHPVPQSVKPLAQHRERMRANVALRRRVGADLAAALTSARA, encoded by the coding sequence ATGGTCGCTGATCCCCACCGCCTGCCCCGCACCGTCCTGCCCCGCCGGTACGACCTGCACCTGGTCCCCGACCTGGAGGCGGCCACCTTCACGGGCACGGTGGCGGTCGAGGTCGAGGTGGCCGAGGCCACCGCCACCGTGGTGCTCAACGCCATCGAGCTCACCGTGGACGAGGCCTGGATCGAGGCCGGCGGCCGGCGCCTGGAGGCCGCCGTGGCCCTGGACAGCGAGGCCGAGCGCGCCACCCTCACCCTCCCCGAGCCGGTGCCGGCCGGGCCCGCCACCGTGCACCTGGCCTTCGCCGGCGTCCTGAACGACAAGCTGCGGGGCTTCTACCGCTCCACCTTCACCGACACGACCGGCGCCACCCGCACCATCGCCACCACCCAGTTCGAGGCCACCGACGCCCGCCGGGCCTTCCCGTGCTGGGACGAGCCGGACATGAAGGCCACCTTCGCCGTCACCCTCGACGTGCCCGACGACCTGGTGGCCGTGAGCAACTCCGCCGAGGTCGGCTCCGAGCCGGTGGGCGACGGGCGGCGCCGGGTCCGCTTCGCCGAGACCATGGTCATGTCCACCTACCTGGTGGCCTTCGTGGTCGGCCCCCTGGAGGCCACCGAGCCCGTCGACGTGGACGGCGTGCCCCTGCGGGTGGTCCACCCGGTGGGCCAGGGCGCCCTCACCGCCTTCGCCCTGGAGTCGGGGGCCTTCGCCCTCCGGCACTTCGCCGACTACTTCGGCCGGCCCTACCCGGCCGACAAGCTCGACCTGGTGGCCGTGCCCGACTTCGCCTTCGGGGCCATGGAGAACCTGGGCTGCGTCACCTTCCGGGAGGCGCTGCTGCTGGTCGACCCGGACCGGGCCACCCAGCCCGAGCTCCAGCGGGTGGCCGATGTCATCCACCACGAGATCGCCCACATGTGGTTCGGCGACCTGGTCACCATGGGCTGGTGGAACGGCATCTGGCTCAACGAGGCCTTCGCCACGTTCATGGAGATGCGCTGCACCGACGCCTTCCGGCCCGAGTGGGACCGGTGGACCGACTTCGGCATCGCCCGCACCGCCGCCTTCGACACCGACGCCCTGTCCTCGACCCGGCCCATCGAGTACGAGGTCGTCTCGCCGGCCGAGGCCGAGGGCATGTTCGACGTGCTGACCTACGAGAAGGGGGCGGCCGTCGTCCGCATGCTGGAGCAGTACCTGGGCCAGGACCGCTTCCGGGACGGCATCCGCCTCTACATGGAGCGCCACGCCCACGGCAACACCGAGACCACCGACCTGTGGGACGCCATCGAGGACGCCACCGGCGAGCCGGTGCGCCGCATCATGGACTCGTGGATCTTCCAGGGCGGGCACCCGGAGGTCGGCGTCGAGCAGCGGGGCGGGGACGGGGACGCCACCCTGCACCTGACCCAGCGCCGGGCCCGGTACCTGACGGGTGACGGCGACGACGGCGAGGGGGCCGACGAGCCCCGGTGGGCGGTGCCGGTGCTGGTGCGCTGGGCCTCGGAGCAGACCGGTGGTGGGGACGGCGCCGCTGCCTCCAGCACCGGCCTGGAGCGGGTGCTGCTCGACGGGCCCGAGGCCGAGGTCCCGCTCGGGGCCCGGGCCGCCTGGGTGGTGGCCAACAGCGGGGGCAGCGGCTTCTTCCGGGTCCGGTACGGCCCCGAGGACCTGCGGGCCCTGACCAGCGGGGCGGCCGAGCTCACCGCCCTGGAGCGCTACGGCCTGGTCGACGACGCCTGGGCCTCGCTGCTGGCCGGCACCACCGACGTGGCCGCGGTGCTGGACCTGGTGCGGGCCTACGCCTCGGAGACCGACCTGTCGGTGTGGCAGCGGGTGCTCGGCGTCCTGGGCTCGCTCGACCGCCTGGTCGACGACGGGGCCCGCCCCGACCTGCAGGCCTGGGTGCGGGCCCTGGTCGCCCCGGCGCTCCTGCGCCTGGGGGCCGAGCCCGCCCCCGACGAGTCGGCCCGCACCGGCTCCCTGCGGGGCGCCCTGCTGGCCTCCCTGGGCACCACCGGGGCCGACCCGGACGCCCGCCGCCGGGCCGAGGAGGTCCTGGCCGCGACCGACGGGCCGGGCCCGGTCCCGGCCGACCTGGTCGACGCCGCGGTGAAGGTCCTGGCCGCCCACGGCGATGCCGCCACCGCGGCCGACCTGCGGCGGCGCATGGACGCCGCCGACACGCCCCAGGAGCGCCTGCGCTACCTGGGGGCCCTGGCCGACCTGCCTGGCGACGCCGAGATGGAGGCCATCCTGGCCAGCACCCTCACCGACGCGGTGCGGGCCCAGGACGGCCCGTTCGTGATCCGCCGGGCCCTCACCAACCGGGCCCAGGCCGCCCGGGCCTGGCGCGTGGTGGCCGACCGGTGGGACGAGGTGAACGCCCGGTTCCGGTCCAACAGCATCGCCCGCCTCCTGGAGGGCATCCGCACCATCACCGACCCGGCCCTGGCCGCCGAGGTCGAGGCCTTCCTCGACGACCACCCGGTGCCCCAGAGCGTCAAGCCCCTGGCCCAGCACCGCGAGCGCATGCGGGCCAACGTGGCCCTGCGCCGGCGGGTGGGGGCCGACCTGGCCGCCGCCCTCACATCGGCCCGGGCCTGA